One segment of Dryobates pubescens isolate bDryPub1 chromosome 23, bDryPub1.pri, whole genome shotgun sequence DNA contains the following:
- the LOC128898431 gene encoding INSYN2B protein-like: MVSREPVPGPAAGGEGSQEKAMTVRSVLLNRDSPDIETRLKRRRNRTQQVRFKDLVEGGVGRAASPPPGPNTPRASPPPRDAPEPAALRASRRSWPQAQPGSLTLPMPRRACMSTAIQTSPSLQKPFPASQPRSKSVCDVTGDTVLAAAAAAGSARCPGASRAASPRVSGSLPTRDHATVLTQHATVCRGPPPPPPPRDPCPPYPGTAGCPAARCPSAVQSCAPEPCPPLPTCTQLRGNRGGSRGTPPRPASVPCSQPWPSAEPRGLGRSDSERSLLRGHPPAQPSLRCQQSTPPTDTHGLCQPAQGNPLRDPPRDPLPPQHQLCHSPWGGPCCTSTNSVLPLPNWHGSATSAPEKTPAALGRPDPHGICSRLHTTEPGHNRAGPDGPRELLHPTPQCSSMGMQPSGQALEVPQHGQTCLTAEQSETLRHVQDLLQLVVVTKGPVGPPAGDEDTRTSQGEGPRGPGEQGDLQSQLQSLEGVLETSQQTIRVLLDVIQDLEKKEAQRDGRHSYRTGQDIANCGTCRDCACIIYSVEHDFRQQEGRFQQVLSHIEGDTATGSPAAVAAAAPGAISSPRQEPSPVTKLPAKLDAKKSRRKCFWFL; this comes from the exons ATGGTCAGCCGGGAGCCCGTGCCCGGCCCGGCCGCGGGCGGCGAGGGCAGCCAGGAGAAAGCCATGACGGTGCGCTCGGTGCTGCTCAACCGCGACTCGCCCGACATCGAGACCCGCCTCAAGCGCCGGCGCAACCGCACGCAGCAGGTCCGCTTTAAAGACCTGGTGGAGGGCGGCGTGGGGCGGGCGGCCagcccccccccgggccccAACACCCCCCGTGCCTCGCCGCCCCCCAGGGACGCCCCTGAGCCGGCGGCTCTCCGTGCCTCCCGCCGCAGCTGGCCCCAGGCGCAGCCGGGCTCGCTGACGCTGCCCATGCCCCGCAGGGCGTGCATGAGCACCGCCATCCagacctcccccagcctccagaAGCCCTTCCCGGCCTCCCAGCCCCGCAGCAAGAGCGTCTGCGATGTGACGGGCGACACTGTACTggccgctgctgccgccgccgggaGTGCCCGGTGCCCAGGTGCCAGCCGGGCTGCGTCCCCGCGGGTGTCCGGCAGCCTCCCTACGCGCGATCATGCCACAGTCCTCACCCAGCATGCCACGGTATGTCGtggcccaccaccaccaccaccgccCAGGGATCCCTGTCCCCCCTATCCGGGCAcggctgggtgccctgctgcccgctGCCCTTCCGcggtgcagagctgtgcccccgAACCCTGCCCGCCACTCCCAACCTGCACCCAGCTCCGTGGGAATCGTGGAGGCAGCCGCGGGACTCCCCCTCGCCCGGCCTCcgtgccctgcagtcagccctGGCCATCCGCGGAGCCGCGGGGGCTCGGCCGGAGCGACTCAGAGCGGAGCTTGCTTCGTGGGcacccaccagcccagccctcactacgctgccagcagagcacccCTCCCACGGACACCCACggcctctgccagccagctcaGGGCAACCCCCTGCGGGACCCCCCGCGGGaccccctgccaccccagcaccagctctgccaCTCGCCATGGGGGGGGCCCTGCTGCACCTCGACAAACTCTGTCCTGCCGTTGCCAAACTGGCATGGCTCTGCCACCTCAGCACCAGAGAAGACACCAGCTGCACTCGGCCGTCCGGACCCCCACGGCATCTGCAGCCGGCTACACACCACCGAGCCTGGGCACAACCGGGCAGGACCAGATgggcccagggagctgctgcacccAACCCCACAGTGCTCCAGCATGGGCATGCAGCCATCTGGCCAGGCACTGGAGGTCCCTCAACACGGGCAGACCTGCCTCACTGCTGAACAGTCAGAGACACTGCGCCACGTCCaggacctcctgcagctggtggtggtgacCAAGGGGCCAGTGGGACCACCAGCAGGGGACGAGGACACCCGGACATCTCAGGGAGAGGGCCCACGggggcctggggagcagggggaccTGCAATCCCAGCTGCAGTCCCTGGAAGGGGTGCTGGAGACCAGCCAACAAACCATCCGGGTGCTGCTGGACGTCATCCAGGacctggagaagaaggaggcCCAGCGGGACGG GAGACACTCGTACCGGACCGGGCAAGACATTGCCAACTGCGGGACCTGCCGGGACTGTGCCTGCATCATCTACAG CGTGGAGCACGATTTCCGGCAGCAGGAGGGACGCTTCCAGCAGGTGCTGAGCCATATCGAGGGCGACACGGCCACAGGCTCCCCAGCAGCGGTGGCAGCGGCAGCGCCAGGAGCCATCTCATCGCCCAGGCAGGAGCCGTCGCCGGTGACGAAGCTGCCGGCAAAGCTGGACGCCAAGAAATCCAGGCGCAAATGCTTCTGGTTCCTGTGA